Proteins encoded within one genomic window of Spiribacter curvatus:
- a CDS encoding class I SAM-dependent methyltransferase, translating into MTDASLFYRRFEDRYRGSRELILERLRGYTPYLKVLKRRHGKAAQALDLGCGRGEWLEVLGEVGLEGRGVDLDAGMLSACEERGFNAEYGDAIAALRSCEEGSLALVSGFHIAEHLEFDVLRELIAEAYRALARGGMLILETPNPENLRVTAVDFYMDPTHQNPLPPRLLAFAVEFYGFDPCHILRLQEPSIAHDAPFPSASEIYNCASPDFAVLAGKGWSVTMRERIGAAADQHAGITAELLMRRRDAAQRSQRQQVDQRIDGLACQVEADRLAAQQQFSSLKIELQKQEQLSEELAGLSDRLNALYDSRSWKITAPLRATSQRLRVGRSKIKGVILRIISQLARSGRLRSFLYRHDRVERRVRRVIRALGIEQRLRDAIAERSCHAMTNNNAGIARHAQYVSRRLKRKFE; encoded by the coding sequence ATGACTGATGCATCGCTTTTCTATCGCCGGTTCGAGGACCGATACCGCGGGTCGCGGGAACTGATCCTTGAGCGGCTTCGCGGTTATACCCCTTACCTGAAGGTCCTCAAGCGCCGACATGGGAAGGCCGCTCAGGCCCTGGATCTGGGGTGTGGCCGTGGCGAGTGGCTGGAAGTGCTTGGCGAGGTTGGGTTAGAGGGGCGCGGTGTCGATCTTGATGCCGGTATGCTCTCCGCCTGCGAGGAAAGGGGCTTCAACGCCGAATACGGCGACGCGATCGCCGCACTGCGGTCCTGTGAAGAGGGCTCGCTCGCGCTGGTTTCGGGGTTTCATATTGCCGAGCATCTTGAGTTTGATGTCCTTCGGGAGCTGATCGCCGAGGCCTACCGGGCGCTCGCGAGGGGCGGCATGCTGATCTTGGAGACGCCGAACCCCGAGAACCTTCGGGTAACGGCGGTGGATTTCTACATGGACCCCACCCACCAAAATCCACTGCCGCCGCGGCTGCTTGCCTTTGCTGTGGAATTCTATGGCTTTGATCCATGCCATATCCTGCGACTACAGGAGCCTAGCATTGCCCATGACGCCCCCTTTCCGTCGGCCTCCGAGATCTACAACTGCGCAAGCCCAGATTTTGCCGTCTTGGCAGGTAAAGGGTGGTCCGTGACGATGCGGGAGCGGATCGGAGCGGCCGCAGATCAACATGCCGGCATCACCGCCGAGTTGTTAATGCGTCGGCGCGACGCCGCGCAGCGTAGCCAGCGGCAGCAGGTTGATCAGCGCATAGACGGGCTGGCGTGCCAGGTGGAAGCTGATCGACTGGCTGCTCAGCAACAGTTCAGTTCACTCAAGATCGAGCTTCAGAAGCAGGAGCAGCTCTCGGAAGAGCTCGCAGGCCTCAGTGACCGATTGAACGCGCTCTACGACAGCCGTTCATGGAAGATCACCGCACCACTGCGTGCCACTAGCCAGCGGCTCAGGGTAGGTCGATCCAAGATCAAAGGGGTAATTCTCAGAATCATAAGTCAGCTGGCCCGCTCCGGGCGGCTTCGATCATTTCTGTACAGGCATGATCGGGTTGAGCGACGGGTGCGCCGAGTCATACGGGCGCTCGGCATTGAGCAGCGCCTTCGCGATGCGATCGCTGAACGGTCTTGCCATGCAATGACTAATAACAACGCCGGGATAGCGCGTCATGCGCAGTATGTCTCCAGACGCTTGAAAAGGAAATTTGAGTAG
- a CDS encoding ABC transporter ATP-binding protein produces MSEIRVRNLSKGFRQYKSEWHRIANWLYINRAPAKTFWAVQDIFIDVSPGEAVGIIGRNGAGKSTLLKLLTGTMTPSTGEIQIGGRVSALLELGMGFDPELTGRENVYHASSLQGFDRGQIDERIDAIEAFAEIGTYFDAPVRTYSSGMQVRVAFAVATAWRPDVLIVDEALSVGDTYFQAKSFDRIRAFLAEGTTLLLVSHDRAAVQALCSVAYLLEDGQIRTHGDPKAVFEYYNATLSERDGVATVIEQQPDESGELVTRSGDASARIESVRLVNDNDVEVDLLQVEQRARLCITARAVQDIPEMVIGFEIRDRLGQPVFGTNSAYNEKVIEGLRAGATVAADFAFSANLGEGGYVVSIALHAGFDHTQRCYDWWDGAVSFEVVNSALPKFSGSAWLPTDITVMVDD; encoded by the coding sequence ATGAGCGAGATCCGGGTTAGAAACCTCAGCAAAGGCTTCCGGCAGTACAAGTCCGAGTGGCACCGGATCGCCAACTGGCTCTATATTAACCGCGCACCGGCAAAGACATTCTGGGCCGTACAGGATATTTTCATCGATGTGTCGCCGGGCGAGGCGGTCGGCATTATTGGCCGCAATGGCGCGGGTAAAAGCACGCTTCTGAAACTCCTTACCGGCACCATGACCCCTAGCACAGGCGAGATCCAGATCGGTGGTCGCGTCAGCGCTCTTCTGGAGCTCGGCATGGGGTTTGATCCGGAGCTCACCGGCCGGGAGAACGTCTATCATGCCTCCAGCCTGCAGGGCTTCGATCGCGGCCAGATCGATGAGCGTATCGATGCCATTGAGGCGTTCGCCGAGATCGGCACCTACTTTGATGCCCCGGTGCGCACCTACTCGAGCGGTATGCAGGTTCGCGTCGCGTTTGCCGTGGCCACGGCCTGGCGGCCGGATGTGCTGATCGTTGACGAAGCCCTGTCGGTCGGCGATACCTACTTCCAGGCGAAAAGCTTTGACCGTATCCGCGCGTTTCTCGCCGAAGGAACCACGTTGCTGCTGGTCTCCCATGACCGGGCCGCCGTGCAGGCGCTATGCAGTGTCGCTTATCTGCTGGAGGACGGACAGATTCGCACTCATGGCGACCCCAAGGCCGTTTTCGAGTACTACAACGCCACACTGAGCGAGCGCGATGGGGTAGCCACCGTCATCGAGCAGCAACCCGATGAATCCGGCGAGTTGGTGACCCGCTCCGGCGATGCATCGGCGCGGATCGAGTCTGTGCGCCTGGTCAACGATAACGACGTGGAAGTGGATCTGCTCCAGGTCGAACAGCGAGCCAGGCTGTGCATCACCGCCCGAGCGGTCCAGGACATCCCCGAGATGGTGATCGGGTTCGAGATCCGCGACCGGCTTGGGCAGCCGGTCTTCGGAACGAACAGCGCCTACAATGAAAAGGTGATCGAGGGGCTCCGCGCGGGGGCGACGGTGGCGGCGGATTTCGCATTCTCGGCCAATCTGGGCGAGGGCGGGTATGTGGTGAGTATTGCTCTGCATGCTGGTTTCGATCACACGCAGCGCTGCTATGACTGGTGGGATGGCGCGGTCAGTTTTGAGGTGGTGAATTCGGCCTTGCCGAAGTTCTCTGGCTCGGCCTGGCTCCCGACAGACATCACGGTGATGGTCGATGACTGA
- a CDS encoding glycosyltransferase, giving the protein MRILIDMQGDQTDSHYRGIGRFVRELVRALPPQYPEHRFILHFDTSMPAAVCRWQESALAALPNVEISRWSMPHGVDRHIFHHDRWREIGQRLYAAAIERAAPDIILIPSFFESEAVVNLSHLDPAIPRVVLMHDLIPLIEQREYLDAYPETKADYLRRVEEVKKADHLVCNSAFTAREAIQWLGIEDSRTTPIWADAEARFRPDGDSETQSKALLRAHGVEGPFVLHTGAVDPRKNVDLLIRAFGRLPAAVQATQRLVLAGPISGAERDALAASARRHGVPADALIVLGHVSDELLVALYNGCSAFVFPSRHEGFGLPALEAMRCGAPVLAANATSLVEVVGDEAARFDPDDPQALAEKLERVLTDAAWRAERLAAAQEQAKRFSWDRAAALTMSVFEHLVSAEDNPRRADPAMVSNTGGKPRLAFVSPLPPAHTGIANYSEELLPALAEHYDITLVTDEPLVSDALIEAFGPPLEPDGLREAASAFDRVLYQVGNSPFHSFMADLMDAVPGVVVMHDAYIGGLWFGEPAQFQAPIDGAGKGPPWAQAVRVSHGIGAVAEALGMPRSAFIDQYPASWPIIERARGVIVHSRHARELVERHYTSDATKHWAVIPHLRALPQEADCDAARERLGLAPDAFIIASFGMVAPTKRCKTLLEAWMDSRLAGDHRCQLIFAGPLDLGEYGAALTAMASSPGAGNIRFTDRLTDEAFADWLAAADVAVQLRGESRGETSGAVTHAMAHGLPVLVNTHGSMAELPDDAVYKIDDPIESDALIRALEALHDDAEPRERLGAAARALIATAHAPIACAAEYAEALERAYARDRVSANGLVDALDAEAIQRLGAADQEHLATAIATTLPMGNPRQRLFIDVTATAASDRVTGVERVAQRLVESWLIDSPEGFRIEPVRLVESEGDWCYMTAMDWMRRINGGDLAGLRDEVVDPGPGDILGIVDISGQQLVAAVDSGLHQQLRANGCLVFAVVHDILPVTHPHCFPPGADKTHQRWMEAVSTFDAIFGTSKAVRDTVRGWLVENQPERVEVIKTGHFALGTDHIATSEMGDEPPPNLDLPTDRRLFITVGTIEPRKRHQQVLDAFEHRWAAGSTDCLVIVGKEGWQELPDRHRRDIPETVKRLSGHPERGQRLFWLDGLNDSELDALYHQADGLIAASEDEGYGLPLVEAGARSVPILARDIPVFREVAPAQTCFFQGLTGAALATALDDWAPQRERDECPGQSEASVSWRESAKQLWAQIRS; this is encoded by the coding sequence ATGCGCATTCTGATTGACATGCAAGGAGATCAGACGGATAGCCACTACCGTGGCATTGGGCGGTTTGTCAGAGAGCTCGTGAGGGCGCTGCCCCCCCAATATCCCGAGCATCGCTTCATTCTCCATTTCGACACTTCGATGCCGGCTGCGGTATGTCGATGGCAAGAGAGTGCGCTGGCCGCCTTACCTAATGTCGAAATCTCCCGTTGGTCCATGCCGCACGGCGTTGACCGCCACATCTTCCACCATGATCGATGGCGGGAGATCGGGCAGCGCCTGTATGCGGCCGCGATTGAGCGAGCGGCGCCGGATATCATCCTTATCCCGTCTTTCTTCGAGTCGGAGGCGGTGGTCAATCTCTCGCATCTGGACCCCGCCATCCCGCGCGTGGTGTTAATGCACGATCTCATTCCGCTGATCGAACAGCGCGAATATCTCGACGCTTACCCCGAGACGAAGGCCGACTATCTCCGTCGTGTTGAAGAGGTGAAGAAAGCGGATCATCTCGTCTGTAACTCGGCCTTTACCGCCAGGGAGGCTATCCAATGGTTGGGAATCGAGGATTCACGCACTACACCGATCTGGGCGGATGCGGAGGCGCGCTTTCGGCCCGATGGAGATAGCGAGACGCAATCCAAAGCGCTGCTGAGGGCGCACGGCGTTGAGGGGCCTTTCGTGCTCCATACCGGCGCGGTGGACCCGCGCAAGAACGTGGATCTGCTCATCCGGGCCTTCGGGCGTCTGCCCGCTGCGGTCCAGGCGACCCAGCGGCTGGTGCTCGCCGGTCCCATCTCGGGCGCTGAGCGTGATGCCCTTGCCGCCTCCGCAAGGCGACACGGAGTGCCCGCCGATGCGCTCATCGTGTTGGGCCATGTCAGTGATGAGCTACTCGTTGCCCTCTACAACGGTTGTTCGGCGTTTGTTTTCCCCTCCCGTCATGAAGGCTTCGGGCTGCCGGCATTGGAGGCCATGCGCTGCGGTGCGCCCGTCCTCGCGGCCAACGCCACGAGCCTGGTCGAAGTGGTGGGTGACGAAGCGGCGCGGTTCGATCCGGATGATCCCCAGGCACTCGCCGAGAAGCTTGAGCGTGTCCTGACGGATGCGGCGTGGCGGGCAGAACGGCTGGCCGCGGCGCAGGAGCAGGCCAAGCGCTTTTCCTGGGATCGTGCGGCCGCCCTGACCATGAGTGTGTTCGAGCATCTCGTATCGGCCGAGGACAATCCACGGCGCGCGGACCCTGCCATGGTGTCCAACACCGGCGGTAAGCCACGGCTTGCATTCGTTTCGCCTCTGCCGCCCGCTCATACCGGGATCGCGAACTACAGCGAGGAGCTCCTCCCGGCGCTTGCTGAGCACTACGACATAACCCTGGTCACGGATGAGCCGCTGGTCAGTGACGCGCTGATCGAAGCATTCGGTCCACCGCTGGAGCCGGATGGCCTGCGCGAGGCGGCATCAGCATTCGACCGTGTTCTCTACCAGGTTGGGAATTCTCCGTTTCATAGCTTCATGGCCGATCTGATGGACGCGGTGCCCGGTGTGGTCGTGATGCATGATGCTTACATCGGGGGGCTCTGGTTTGGTGAGCCGGCGCAGTTCCAGGCCCCGATTGATGGCGCAGGGAAGGGTCCGCCTTGGGCGCAGGCGGTGCGTGTGTCGCACGGCATAGGCGCGGTGGCGGAAGCCCTCGGGATGCCCCGATCCGCGTTCATCGATCAATATCCTGCCAGCTGGCCGATCATCGAGCGGGCTCGTGGCGTGATCGTCCATTCCCGCCACGCCCGTGAACTCGTCGAGCGTCATTACACTTCAGACGCTACAAAGCACTGGGCGGTGATTCCGCATTTGCGGGCCCTGCCACAGGAGGCCGACTGCGATGCAGCCAGAGAGCGGCTCGGACTAGCGCCGGATGCGTTCATCATTGCAAGCTTTGGAATGGTTGCGCCGACCAAACGCTGCAAGACCCTCCTTGAGGCTTGGATGGACAGCAGGCTCGCCGGAGATCACCGTTGCCAGCTTATTTTCGCTGGGCCCCTGGATCTGGGCGAATACGGCGCCGCACTGACGGCGATGGCGTCATCGCCTGGGGCCGGCAACATACGCTTCACCGATCGCCTCACCGACGAGGCCTTCGCCGACTGGTTGGCGGCGGCGGATGTCGCGGTGCAGTTGCGCGGCGAGTCTCGGGGCGAGACCTCCGGTGCCGTTACCCACGCTATGGCCCATGGACTCCCCGTGCTGGTGAATACGCACGGGTCGATGGCGGAACTGCCTGACGACGCGGTCTATAAGATCGATGATCCGATTGAGTCGGATGCGCTGATACGGGCGCTGGAGGCCCTACACGACGACGCTGAGCCTCGCGAGCGCCTGGGTGCAGCGGCGAGGGCGCTGATCGCCACAGCCCATGCCCCAATCGCCTGCGCGGCGGAGTATGCCGAGGCGCTTGAGCGGGCCTATGCCCGAGACCGGGTCTCGGCGAATGGTCTGGTCGATGCGCTGGATGCCGAGGCCATCCAGCGCCTTGGCGCGGCAGATCAAGAGCACCTCGCCACCGCTATTGCGACGACCCTGCCAATGGGGAATCCGAGGCAGCGTCTGTTCATTGATGTAACGGCCACGGCGGCAAGCGATCGAGTGACCGGCGTCGAGCGGGTGGCCCAGCGCCTCGTGGAGTCCTGGCTTATCGACTCACCGGAGGGCTTTCGCATCGAGCCGGTGCGATTGGTGGAAAGCGAGGGCGACTGGTGCTACATGACTGCGATGGATTGGATGCGGCGCATTAACGGCGGTGATCTTGCCGGGCTGAGGGACGAGGTGGTGGACCCTGGGCCGGGCGATATCCTCGGCATTGTCGATATCAGTGGCCAGCAACTGGTGGCGGCGGTGGATAGCGGACTTCATCAGCAGCTGCGGGCCAATGGATGTCTGGTGTTTGCTGTCGTCCACGACATACTGCCGGTCACGCATCCCCATTGCTTCCCGCCGGGTGCCGATAAGACCCATCAGCGTTGGATGGAAGCGGTTTCCACCTTTGATGCGATCTTCGGCACCTCAAAAGCGGTCCGCGATACTGTCCGCGGATGGCTGGTGGAAAACCAGCCGGAGCGCGTTGAGGTCATCAAGACCGGCCACTTTGCGCTGGGAACGGATCATATCGCGACGAGTGAGATGGGGGACGAACCGCCACCCAATCTTGATCTGCCCACCGACCGCCGCCTTTTTATCACCGTGGGCACCATCGAGCCGCGCAAACGCCATCAACAGGTGCTGGACGCCTTCGAACATCGCTGGGCGGCCGGTTCGACGGATTGCCTGGTGATTGTGGGCAAAGAGGGCTGGCAGGAACTGCCGGATCGCCACCGACGGGATATCCCGGAGACGGTCAAGCGGCTGAGCGGCCACCCTGAACGCGGCCAGCGCCTGTTCTGGCTGGATGGACTGAACGATTCCGAGCTGGACGCGCTATACCATCAGGCCGATGGCCTGATCGCCGCCTCGGAGGACGAGGGCTACGGCCTGCCCCTGGTCGAGGCGGGAGCGCGGAGTGTTCCTATTCTTGCGCGCGATATTCCGGTCTTCCGCGAAGTGGCTCCTGCCCAGACCTGTTTTTTCCAGGGCCTCACCGGCGCCGCGCTCGCGACGGCGCTTGATGACTGGGCCCCACAGCGCGAGCGTGACGAATGTCCGGGTCAGAGTGAAGCTTCTGTGTCCTGGCGCGAGAGTGCGAAGCAGCTCTGGGCGCAGATCCGTTCATGA
- a CDS encoding ABC transporter permease, which produces MASSVRNELVSSLTRSRLGIFWLFAQPLSLVIIYTLILSNVLSAKLPGVEGQYAYAIYLTSGIFAWTLFSDGVSRGTALFIDSADLMKKLSFPRVALPAVMLGTMIVQNFLFLLVALGVFLLLGHSFSFAMLWVPVLMILFGGFGAGIGLVCGALNVFIRDVGQLIPILLQFAFWFTPIVYPIKIIPESYQGLYDLNIMYWFVSAYHDTIVYGRVPDVTHFLVMAVACLVAVLVAGFLFRRASPEMVDML; this is translated from the coding sequence GTGGCAAGCTCGGTCCGAAACGAACTGGTCTCGTCGCTGACACGTAGCCGCCTGGGTATCTTCTGGCTCTTTGCGCAGCCGCTGAGCCTGGTGATCATCTACACGCTGATCCTCTCCAATGTCCTCTCGGCCAAGCTGCCGGGTGTCGAAGGGCAGTACGCCTATGCCATTTACCTTACATCGGGGATTTTTGCCTGGACGCTGTTCAGCGACGGCGTCAGTCGGGGGACAGCGCTATTCATAGACAGCGCTGATCTCATGAAGAAGCTGAGTTTCCCGCGGGTGGCGCTGCCGGCCGTCATGTTGGGGACCATGATCGTTCAGAACTTCCTGTTCCTGCTGGTGGCCCTTGGGGTGTTCTTGCTGCTTGGGCATTCCTTCAGCTTTGCCATGCTCTGGGTGCCGGTGCTGATGATTCTGTTCGGAGGGTTCGGAGCCGGGATCGGGCTGGTCTGTGGGGCACTCAACGTCTTCATCCGTGATGTCGGCCAGTTGATTCCGATCCTGCTTCAGTTCGCCTTCTGGTTCACGCCCATTGTCTATCCAATCAAAATCATCCCGGAGTCCTATCAGGGGTTATATGACCTGAATATCATGTACTGGTTCGTCTCGGCCTATCACGACACTATCGTCTACGGCAGAGTCCCGGATGTAACTCATTTTCTGGTGATGGCCGTGGCCTGTCTGGTAGCTGTGCTGGTGGCGGGCTTTCTCTTCCGTCGCGCCTCCCCCGAGATGGTCGATATGCTATGA
- a CDS encoding beta strand repeat-containing protein — protein MAITEEMQEQISELYVGLIGRAPDNDGLSFWVQALDARRAELDEPAALKSVAQDMFESASSNGYYPGFQTNEQIVRSFYENVLGRGEGEQDQEGIDFWTSAMDSREPGDVIVDMISSLLDSEGGSELTQQSRDLLQNKVAVANYYGTDVSEPGEPSQEDVNVSEALIDSVTADTDTSTPEAVKSFVDAEVEADSGETFTLTTSINDFTGTADDDKFEQTKDGQLSIDDTLDGGAGDDTLFVRDQDGGTGKFTATNIETIDVRASEDNADIELDNVTGYTALVANALTTDGTNADDLEFTEIENSADLTLEVKNIAAADDPNAVFTFADDEFDGDDDTVSVRLANNTNAYVVDIDSSNAGAIETLNIESTDDNTAAATLANEALSATTVNVTGDSDVSLAGGLTGETIDASDATGDVSLVLGDAEQTITTGSGDDVIDMQGRLSSADTIDTGEGEDTLQLDVATGAVVDSSEDAAFENVSNVEVVENTETALTGTITVDFSELDGMTGYTQGAGDNEGLTLTNVTNNATITLGDAANDFDDISIGMAENTGTQTVNFVLNGADVLNGNTLSTSNGFLDEANLETAEAASFLENLGSFDVNKLTISGDQDINLSAEQASNADHAISSATTTVDASELTGDLDVLASGTSTDITGGDGNDEIVGGSGSDVLSGGAGDDSLTFQPSSSSTDTLTGGDGDDTFVQGTANSDSVNAATITDFSIDDDDLDLELTTLENLQPGASADDVDLVDGNANTITAATDLTTVEVDGDGDNPTLAAGDQMIVLTEETFADSSAVEAALASGKSHEFQFDTAPADNDGILIGYETTDGDFRVAVAQMNANSDNSDDIDGVGDVVTLTGLSAEDALNSANFDLIDA, from the coding sequence ATGGCGATTACCGAAGAGATGCAAGAGCAAATTTCAGAGCTCTACGTGGGCCTGATTGGACGGGCCCCGGATAATGACGGCCTCAGTTTCTGGGTGCAGGCGCTTGACGCACGACGGGCGGAGCTGGACGAGCCGGCAGCCCTTAAGTCAGTCGCGCAGGATATGTTCGAGAGCGCGAGCTCGAACGGGTACTATCCTGGTTTCCAGACGAATGAACAGATCGTTCGAAGTTTTTACGAGAACGTTCTCGGACGTGGAGAGGGCGAGCAGGACCAGGAAGGCATCGACTTCTGGACGAGCGCCATGGACAGTCGCGAGCCGGGTGATGTCATTGTTGACATGATCAGTAGCTTGCTCGACTCAGAGGGCGGCAGCGAGCTGACGCAGCAGAGTCGGGACCTCTTGCAGAACAAGGTTGCCGTCGCGAACTATTATGGCACCGACGTCAGTGAGCCGGGCGAACCGAGTCAGGAAGATGTCAATGTCTCGGAAGCCCTCATCGATTCAGTAACGGCAGATACCGACACTTCGACACCCGAGGCGGTTAAGTCATTCGTCGATGCAGAAGTCGAAGCAGATAGCGGCGAGACTTTCACGCTCACTACAAGCATCAATGACTTCACGGGTACTGCAGACGACGACAAGTTCGAGCAGACGAAGGACGGTCAGCTGTCCATCGACGACACGCTCGACGGCGGTGCTGGGGACGACACGCTGTTCGTTCGGGATCAGGACGGCGGTACTGGTAAGTTTACTGCTACGAACATCGAGACGATCGATGTGCGGGCGAGTGAGGACAACGCTGACATTGAACTCGATAATGTTACGGGTTACACAGCGCTCGTCGCGAATGCCCTGACTACTGATGGAACGAACGCAGATGACCTCGAGTTTACCGAGATTGAAAATTCTGCGGACCTCACGCTTGAGGTGAAAAATATTGCGGCGGCTGACGATCCGAACGCTGTCTTCACGTTCGCTGACGATGAGTTTGACGGCGATGATGACACCGTTAGCGTGCGGCTAGCTAACAATACCAACGCATATGTTGTAGATATTGACTCGAGCAACGCCGGGGCTATCGAAACCCTCAATATTGAAAGTACTGACGATAATACCGCTGCTGCTACATTAGCCAACGAGGCACTGTCCGCGACAACCGTCAATGTGACGGGTGATAGCGACGTCAGCCTCGCGGGTGGTCTCACCGGTGAGACGATTGACGCCTCGGACGCAACCGGAGACGTCAGCCTTGTGCTTGGCGATGCTGAGCAGACCATTACGACTGGGTCTGGCGATGATGTTATCGATATGCAGGGCCGCCTGAGCAGCGCTGACACGATCGACACTGGTGAAGGCGAAGATACTTTGCAGTTAGACGTCGCTACTGGTGCTGTGGTCGATAGCTCGGAGGACGCTGCGTTCGAAAATGTTTCTAATGTAGAGGTTGTTGAAAATACAGAAACAGCCCTTACTGGAACCATTACGGTCGATTTCTCTGAGCTCGACGGCATGACTGGTTACACACAGGGTGCAGGTGATAACGAAGGGCTGACGCTTACCAACGTCACAAATAACGCAACGATTACCCTTGGTGATGCAGCGAATGATTTTGACGACATCTCCATCGGAATGGCGGAGAATACAGGCACCCAGACCGTTAACTTTGTGCTGAATGGTGCCGACGTCCTTAACGGCAACACGCTGTCAACGAGTAATGGATTCCTTGACGAAGCCAACCTCGAGACTGCCGAGGCTGCATCTTTCCTAGAGAACCTTGGATCCTTTGACGTCAACAAGTTGACAATTTCTGGCGACCAAGACATCAACCTCAGCGCTGAGCAAGCGAGTAACGCCGATCACGCCATCTCCTCGGCTACGACTACGGTTGACGCCTCCGAGCTGACCGGTGACTTAGACGTGCTGGCCAGTGGAACCTCAACGGATATTACTGGTGGTGACGGAAACGATGAAATCGTCGGCGGTTCTGGAAGTGATGTTCTAAGTGGTGGTGCTGGTGATGACAGCCTGACGTTCCAGCCAAGTAGCTCCTCTACTGACACATTGACCGGCGGAGATGGAGACGACACCTTCGTGCAGGGGACTGCGAACTCTGATTCTGTCAATGCGGCGACCATCACTGATTTCTCAATCGATGATGACGACTTGGATCTTGAGTTAACGACACTAGAGAACTTGCAGCCCGGCGCTAGTGCGGACGACGTAGACTTGGTTGATGGCAATGCGAACACCATCACCGCGGCTACGGATCTCACGACCGTAGAGGTCGATGGAGACGGAGATAATCCGACGTTAGCTGCTGGAGACCAGATGATCGTGCTCACCGAGGAAACATTTGCCGACTCATCTGCGGTTGAGGCTGCACTCGCAAGCGGCAAATCGCATGAGTTTCAATTTGACACTGCTCCGGCGGATAACGACGGTATCCTAATCGGGTATGAGACCACTGATGGTGACTTCCGTGTCGCAGTGGCTCAAATGAACGCTAATTCTGACAATTCTGACGATATCGATGGCGTTGGGGATGTCGTTACTTTGACTGGGCTTAGTGCAGAGGACGCCTTAAATTCGGCGAACTTTGACTTAATAGACGCCTAA
- a CDS encoding class I SAM-dependent methyltransferase produces the protein MIGWLTNRRAAMHRRRVFEGIYRRGQWGQAPNGERESGRGSHEPVFVDQYVAAVNEFLASLTSVDRLVDLGCGDFNVGRHFTDPARTFLACDVSGLIIRQNRSRYRALPVRFEQRDIAACSLPAGDVGFLRQVLQHLPNDDIASIVRRINEARPYRWLIVTEHVPTGECWSPNEDMPAGGSTRLRVNSGVELDAPPFGLAYRDSQMLCEVHAPDDGRDAAVRTVAYQL, from the coding sequence ATGATCGGCTGGCTGACCAATCGTCGTGCCGCGATGCATCGCCGTCGGGTATTCGAGGGAATCTACCGGCGGGGCCAGTGGGGGCAAGCACCCAACGGCGAGCGTGAGTCGGGGCGTGGCTCGCACGAGCCCGTCTTCGTGGACCAATACGTCGCCGCCGTGAACGAATTTCTGGCGAGCCTTACGAGCGTTGATCGCCTTGTCGATCTTGGCTGTGGCGATTTCAACGTCGGTCGGCACTTCACCGACCCGGCGCGTACATTCCTCGCCTGCGATGTCTCTGGCCTGATAATTCGCCAAAATCGTAGTCGCTACCGTGCTTTACCCGTTCGCTTTGAGCAGCGGGACATCGCCGCGTGCTCCTTACCCGCTGGGGATGTCGGTTTCCTGCGGCAAGTGCTCCAACATCTGCCGAACGATGACATCGCGAGTATCGTGAGGCGCATCAACGAGGCGCGGCCCTATCGCTGGCTGATCGTGACAGAGCATGTGCCTACTGGCGAGTGCTGGTCACCAAACGAGGATATGCCGGCGGGTGGTTCGACTCGGTTGCGGGTGAATAGTGGGGTGGAATTAGACGCGCCGCCATTTGGCTTAGCGTACCGTGACAGTCAGATGCTATGTGAGGTGCACGCTCCCGATGACGGTCGGGACGCAGCCGTTCGGACAGTGGCCTACCAGCTGTAA